AACCAATCGGGCCAGCCCGCCGCCTTATTCTGAGTTTTGGCGATAGCACGCTCACTATCATTCGCATGATTTAGATCCCACTCACGTAGCGCCGGCATAATGATAAATTTTGTCCACACTGGCGGTATAATTGCCGCCATAAAACAAGTAAATACACTAGGCAGCTTCACCGCATCCACATCAGGTTTTAACTCATAATATGGCATATATGAATTTAGATGATGATCAGCGTGATTTGTGATCTCAAATGTCATTGCACGACTTAACGCACCAAGATGATTCCATACATGGCGCTTTTCTATAGGCTCACCCTCTACTCGCACCTGACCATAATGCTGAAAGTAGTTAAACGCTTCCAATAAAAATCGAGCGAGGATACCAGCTACATAGCAAGCCGCCATTCCTTGCCACCCACCAATTAGGAACATCACAACCCCAAACACAATTAATGCTGCAAGCCCTTTCCAAATTCTATGACGGATAGACCACCGGCCAAACCCTCTTCTCTCCATTGAATCAGACTCCATGCGCTGCGACGTCACAAAACTATGTATCATCGCCTCAACTCCAAATGCATACAGAGATTGACCGCGCCTTGCAGTATCACCATCTTTATTGGTCCCTACATCAATATGATGCCCAACCACATGCGCTATGTCCCGAGTGGGATCCATATAGAACACCTGAAAACACAATCCAAAATTTCTTAAAAAAGAATCTCTGCGATGGAACATTTCATGGAAAGCAGGTATACCTACGATAGTTGCTGTCCAACCTGTAGAAATCACAGCGCCAATTGTATTAAAGGCCGTTAAACCACCTTCACCCACTCGCATAGATAATAGAAAATAGGCGGATGCAGCCAGTATCGAAGTAATAACTACTGGAACGTAGGCTAGCCACATTATTTTGATATTTCGTGTTCTTAAATCTCTGGGGAGAATTGCATCACCCAACGCTAAAGCAGGTAACGTTGCTAATCCTAGCCAGACATATCCTCCCCCTAAAACCAGACCAACAACACTTACCAATATTGTCAGCGGGGAAAGGTAATATATTATGTAATCTTTCATTATTATCACCAAATTCTATTTATCATTAATCACATAAGAAATATTATTATTTGATTAAAAATTAAAGTTCGACATCCAATCCCATTCCGGACGCCTCAATTTGGTGTCCAAAAACATCATTCTCGTGGTATTGCTGCTGCGATGACGCCACCACGCCACCCCACCCCAACTCCATCAACCATCCAGAAGGCGTTGCCGAATAGAAAGTTAAAGCCTGATCATTTGCATGTTTTCCAAGATTAAGCGCAACATCAATTTTCTTTGTACGAATAATGTCATGGGCCATACCTAAGTCATCAAGAGAACGGTATTCGATCATGAAATGATTTAGTAGTTTTTGGCTTGGAACTCCGAATGCAATAGAATGCTGTCGATTATTGCAATGCATGAATATTGGCTTCGCCACTCCATCAGGGGTTTTCAAGTGATACTCGATTGACCCACTCAAGCCCAGAAGCTCATAGAACTTATATGACGCGATTGGATCGTCACTTGCTACGAGCGCATGCCCCATCCCCATATCATCGGTAACAAACCCACTATGCATTCGACGACCAGGGTAAAGCGGCAGATGACCATCAACCTGTGGACCGTAAAATATTTCCGTTGGAACACCCGCTGGATCCCGGGTCTTAATCAACCCCAGAACACGCCGCTCTTTGGCCTCAGCCGAACTTCCTACCTTATATGCGATTCCCGCTTCTGAAAGCTTAACCGCCATAGCACTTAACTCAGCTGCGCCAGCTACTCTCCAACCCAAATAGGCGAGGTCATCCTCACTACCGACACGCAATTCTATACGGTGATGCCAATAGTCCATCCTTAGATAGAATGTATCGGCAACTTCGCTTTCCAGCAGCTCCATACCAAGGCAACTCGTAGCATAACTTTTCCAAGCATCAGCATCCGAAATACTCAAACCCATATACCCAAGCTCAGTTACCTTTGCCATACACTTCTCACTCACTATTATTAATTATCGTCGTTTTCATTTAACTCAAAACAACATCTGCTTAAGTTCTTACAAATGCTAGCATGCTAGTTTGGCGCCTGTCAAACTTCCTAAAGTTATGATTCCGACCTCACGCTAAGTTAGAATTTTCATACCACTAACCTGCCACTGCCACTGCCACTGGGATTGGTCAATACACTGCTCACCTCAGTTTCAAAAATCGATATATGACTTTATCCGCAGGCATCAATTTTGCGTGTCGCGCTTCAACCAGCCATATAATATCTATACCGATTATATTTGTAGGCTGGCGCTACACAATAGGATTCTTGCATCACTACACGTTCTCCTAGTGATAAATAGCTGAATGCATGATAGATTTATCGTCTTTAAATCTAAGCTACAAATTGTAGCCATGCGTCTGCTTCCAATGTTGGACTCCACCCTAATGGCAAATTACTTATTAGATGCTTCAAGCATCCAACCTGATCGAAGTCGCATAGGCTTTCCAACTGGAAAAGCGGGACAAATTGCATCATTACTTGAGCAAAGGCTCACTCTTGGCTACTACGATGCCGGGCAAAAACTGTCCTTTCAACAAATTGCTGAGGAGTTTAACGTTAGTAGACAGCCAGTTAGTGTGGCAATTTCTCATTTAAGAGCGTCCGGCTACCTAGAAGTCTCTCCGCAAGTAGGCTGCCATGTCGTGCGTCCAAAAGCATCTGAAGTAATTGATTTTTTTATGGTTTTAAGCAAACTTGAAAGCTGCGTAGTTAGAATGGCTTGCTCAAGACATAAAGACGG
The DNA window shown above is from Spongiibacter sp. IMCC21906 and carries:
- a CDS encoding alkane 1-monooxygenase gives rise to the protein MKDYIIYYLSPLTILVSVVGLVLGGGYVWLGLATLPALALGDAILPRDLRTRNIKIMWLAYVPVVITSILAASAYFLLSMRVGEGGLTAFNTIGAVISTGWTATIVGIPAFHEMFHRRDSFLRNFGLCFQVFYMDPTRDIAHVVGHHIDVGTNKDGDTARRGQSLYAFGVEAMIHSFVTSQRMESDSMERRGFGRWSIRHRIWKGLAALIVFGVVMFLIGGWQGMAACYVAGILARFLLEAFNYFQHYGQVRVEGEPIEKRHVWNHLGALSRAMTFEITNHADHHLNSYMPYYELKPDVDAVKLPSVFTCFMAAIIPPVWTKFIIMPALREWDLNHANDSERAIAKTQNKAAGWPDWFAN
- a CDS encoding GntR family transcriptional regulator, which produces MANYLLDASSIQPDRSRIGFPTGKAGQIASLLEQRLTLGYYDAGQKLSFQQIAEEFNVSRQPVSVAISHLRASGYLEVSPQVGCHVVRPKASEVIDFFMVLSKLESCVVRMACSRHKDGEAQLLQAIKPAQTIDSLDKLVSRTAYIQYIDKYHDFIWKMAKTPLLEYKLSSLRKLSNFFLWQGNPSVTHKAALKLTNERNDIAIAIASRNADIAEKLMEKHIVGKLEAIDLI
- a CDS encoding VOC family protein — its product is MAKVTELGYMGLSISDADAWKSYATSCLGMELLESEVADTFYLRMDYWHHRIELRVGSEDDLAYLGWRVAGAAELSAMAVKLSEAGIAYKVGSSAEAKERRVLGLIKTRDPAGVPTEIFYGPQVDGHLPLYPGRRMHSGFVTDDMGMGHALVASDDPIASYKFYELLGLSGSIEYHLKTPDGVAKPIFMHCNNRQHSIAFGVPSQKLLNHFMIEYRSLDDLGMAHDIIRTKKIDVALNLGKHANDQALTFYSATPSGWLMELGWGGVVASSQQQYHENDVFGHQIEASGMGLDVEL